Proteins found in one Arthrobacter sp. U41 genomic segment:
- a CDS encoding DUF305 domain-containing protein, whose product MIPHHSRALLVCQESDITDPEIIELCDSIVKSQQEEITQMQAILDRYASD is encoded by the coding sequence ATGATTCCGCATCATTCCCGCGCGCTCCTTGTCTGTCAGGAATCAGACATCACCGATCCTGAGATCATTGAGCTGTGTGATTCCATCGTGAAATCCCAGCAAGAGGAGATCACTCAGATGCAGGCGATCCTTGACCGCTATGCCTCAGACTGA
- a CDS encoding GNAT family N-acetyltransferase, protein MTEPKPLPLPIRTERLVLRRFEAGDLDAYHAYHSLPETARFLPGDAKSHTQSMESVGKYANFVFEKEGDWICLAIEAADSPGLLGEVVLKWLPGCGQAEIGWSLPPAARGKGIATEAAAALLKLGFEKLRFHRIEAKLDALNTASAALCERLGMRLESTQVDKWHYKGQWATEAVYALIEDEWKSRQPA, encoded by the coding sequence ATGACGGAACCCAAGCCCCTCCCGCTGCCGATCCGCACCGAACGGCTGGTGCTGCGCCGCTTCGAGGCCGGGGACCTGGACGCGTACCACGCCTACCATTCGCTGCCCGAGACCGCCCGGTTCCTGCCCGGGGACGCGAAGAGCCACACCCAGTCGATGGAGTCCGTGGGCAAGTACGCCAACTTCGTCTTCGAAAAGGAGGGTGACTGGATCTGCCTGGCCATCGAGGCCGCGGACTCGCCCGGGCTGCTCGGTGAGGTGGTCCTGAAATGGCTGCCCGGCTGCGGGCAGGCCGAGATCGGATGGAGCCTCCCCCCGGCAGCCCGCGGAAAGGGCATCGCGACGGAGGCCGCCGCGGCCCTGCTCAAGCTGGGCTTCGAGAAACTCCGTTTCCACCGGATCGAGGCCAAGCTGGATGCCCTCAACACCGCCTCCGCGGCGCTGTGCGAACGCCTCGGCATGCGGCTGGAATCCACCCAGGTGGACAAGTGGCACTACAAGGGTCAATGGGCCACCGAAGCCGTCTACGCCCTCATCGAGGACGAATGGAAGTCCCGCCAGCCCGCGTAG
- a CDS encoding SDR family NAD(P)-dependent oxidoreductase, protein MARIFITGSTDGLGRATAESLLDSGHRVIVHARSAGRLAAVQDLLDRGALSVIGDLSDVGETRDVADQVNRAGPVDAVIHNAGILTGADIFQVNVAAPYLLTALIHRPHRLIYLSSGMHRGGRADLTGITRGGAAHSVSYSDSKLYVTALAFAVARLWPDVLSNAVDPGWVPTRMGGRGAPDDLRLGHVTQEWLATSDDPGACTSGGYWHHQHLQKAHRAAFDHRLQDELVDHLARVTGERLT, encoded by the coding sequence ATGGCGCGGATCTTCATCACCGGCTCCACCGACGGGCTTGGACGGGCCACCGCAGAATCCCTGCTCGATAGCGGCCACCGTGTCATCGTGCACGCACGCAGCGCCGGCCGCCTGGCCGCGGTACAGGATCTCCTGGACCGCGGCGCGCTCAGCGTCATCGGTGACCTGTCGGACGTCGGGGAAACGCGCGACGTCGCCGACCAGGTGAACCGGGCCGGTCCCGTGGACGCCGTGATCCACAACGCGGGCATCCTCACCGGCGCAGATATTTTTCAGGTCAACGTCGCCGCCCCCTACCTGCTCACCGCCCTCATCCACCGCCCGCACCGGCTGATCTACCTCAGCAGCGGCATGCACCGCGGCGGCCGCGCCGACCTCACCGGCATCACCCGGGGCGGAGCGGCGCACAGCGTGTCCTACTCCGACAGCAAGCTCTACGTCACCGCCCTCGCGTTCGCCGTCGCCCGGTTATGGCCGGATGTCCTCAGCAACGCCGTCGATCCCGGCTGGGTGCCCACCAGGATGGGCGGCCGCGGCGCCCCCGACGACCTGCGGCTCGGCCACGTCACGCAGGAATGGCTCGCCACCAGCGACGACCCCGGGGCGTGCACGAGCGGCGGCTATTGGCACCATCAGCACCTGCAGAAAGCACACCGGGCCGCCTTCGACCACCGGCTGCAGGACGAACTGGTGGACCATCTGGCTCGCGTCACCGGGGAGCGCCTGACCTGA
- a CDS encoding acetate kinase, with protein sequence MLVLVINSGSSSLKFQVRDVEAGSVLAEGLVEKIGMGSGGEGDGQLEGPRDHAEALEQVDAEIHAALGDRTLDAVGHRVVHGGERFGEPVLIDNEITRAIERLNPLAPLHNPANVLGIRAIAKKWPDMPQVAVFDTAFHRTLPEHAWRYAVPDELYTNHGIRRYGFHGTSHEYVAHRAAALLDIPVDEFDAIVAHLGNGASVTAIRGGKSVDTSMGFTPLEGLVMGTRSGDLDPSILVFLGRAGWSPEDLDSMLNRQSGLKGLAGNNDMRSVVESAEAGDARAAMALAVASYRLAKYIGGYHVAVGGAKALVFTAGIGENSHQFRTLVAERLGALGVQLDAGLNRERSKEPRVISAPSSAIPVLVVPTDEERAIAEATAAVVTHSSVAP encoded by the coding sequence ATGCTCGTGCTCGTTATCAACTCAGGGTCGTCCTCGCTGAAGTTCCAGGTCCGCGACGTCGAGGCCGGCAGTGTGCTCGCCGAAGGGCTGGTCGAGAAGATCGGCATGGGCAGCGGCGGCGAGGGCGACGGCCAGCTCGAGGGCCCCCGCGACCACGCCGAGGCACTGGAACAGGTCGACGCGGAGATCCACGCCGCGCTGGGGGACCGGACGCTCGATGCCGTGGGCCACCGCGTGGTGCACGGCGGCGAGCGCTTCGGCGAGCCGGTGCTGATCGACAACGAGATCACCCGCGCGATCGAGCGGCTCAATCCGCTGGCGCCCCTGCACAACCCGGCCAACGTCCTGGGCATCCGTGCCATTGCGAAGAAGTGGCCGGACATGCCGCAGGTTGCCGTGTTCGACACCGCCTTCCACCGCACCCTGCCGGAGCACGCCTGGCGCTACGCGGTGCCGGACGAGCTCTACACGAACCACGGGATCCGCCGCTACGGCTTCCACGGCACCTCGCACGAATACGTCGCGCACCGGGCCGCAGCGCTGCTGGATATCCCGGTGGACGAGTTCGACGCCATCGTCGCCCACCTCGGCAACGGGGCCTCGGTCACGGCGATCCGCGGCGGCAAGTCCGTGGACACCTCCATGGGCTTCACCCCGCTGGAGGGCCTGGTGATGGGCACCCGCTCCGGTGACCTGGACCCGTCCATCCTGGTGTTCCTCGGCCGGGCCGGCTGGTCCCCGGAGGACCTCGATTCCATGCTCAACCGCCAGTCCGGGCTCAAGGGGCTGGCCGGCAACAACGACATGCGCTCCGTGGTGGAGTCCGCGGAAGCCGGCGACGCCAGGGCAGCCATGGCGCTCGCGGTCGCCTCCTACCGGCTCGCGAAGTACATCGGCGGCTACCACGTGGCCGTCGGCGGGGCGAAGGCCCTCGTCTTCACCGCCGGGATCGGGGAGAACTCGCACCAGTTCCGCACCCTCGTCGCCGAGCGGCTGGGCGCCCTCGGTGTGCAGCTCGACGCCGGCCTGAACCGGGAGCGGTCCAAGGAACCCCGCGTGATCTCCGCACCCTCCTCCGCCATCCCTGTGCTCGTGGTCCCCACCGACGAGGAGCGGGCCATCGCCGAGGCCACGGCCGCGGTCGTCACCCACTCATCGGTTGCTCCGTAG
- the pta gene encoding phosphate acetyltransferase produces the protein MAKGIYVSATTPGSGKSLIALGLADTLHRHADRIGFFKPVVNGHDVASDPMVALMKSRFNLDDDRCRGGLTFPEVRSLLAEGKREEIDSRCVEIFAEMSRHCDVVIVEGTDLTGQDAAVEFDLNARLANNLAAAVVAVVGAKGRTVAETVDAVEVARKELVAERCTLLAIMVNRADPEDLEAIAAAVRPGASGRPVYVLPELEEIARPTTGEVAAAMGIGQVAGLADLERDVRSVKVAAMSVANFLHVLDDGALVIVPGDRADVLVACLASSFSPEFPVPSALILTGGLAPDPTIYSLLAQAPFPIFAAPDDTYVTAKRVSEVRSEIWSGHRRKVASALGLWARRVDEAELLERLHLPRLERMTPLRFLHDLIERARSERRHIVLPEGTDVRILRAAEILRRRDVCELTVLGRESDVRELASTQGIDLTGINIIDPATSELRQGFAEKYAELRAHKGVDLAKALEVMQDESYFGTMMVQLGVVDGMVSGAAHTTAHTIRPALEFVKTRDGVKIVSSVFLMLMPDRVLVYGDCAVNPEPNVEQLADIALASAETAAQFGVEPRVAMLSYSTGGSGAGEAVDAVRQATELVRSRRPDLAVEGPIQYDAAVDAAIAESKMPGSTVAGQATVFIFPDLNTGNNTYKAVQQSSGAVAVGPVLQGLRKPVNDLSRGCTVEDIVNTVAITAIQAQSAEPAAAEPAAVPAAAEPAAEPAAVPASAAARA, from the coding sequence ATGGCCAAAGGAATCTACGTCAGCGCGACCACCCCGGGCTCCGGGAAGTCGCTTATTGCCCTGGGCCTGGCGGACACGCTGCACCGGCATGCGGACCGGATCGGGTTCTTCAAGCCCGTGGTCAACGGGCACGACGTTGCCTCGGACCCCATGGTGGCCCTGATGAAGTCCCGGTTCAACCTCGACGACGACCGCTGCCGCGGCGGGCTGACCTTCCCGGAAGTCCGCAGCCTGCTCGCCGAGGGCAAGCGCGAGGAGATCGACTCCCGCTGCGTGGAGATCTTCGCCGAGATGTCCCGGCACTGTGACGTGGTGATCGTGGAGGGCACCGACCTCACCGGCCAGGACGCCGCCGTCGAGTTCGACCTCAACGCCCGGCTGGCGAACAACCTCGCCGCCGCGGTCGTCGCCGTCGTCGGCGCGAAGGGCCGCACCGTCGCGGAGACCGTCGACGCCGTCGAGGTCGCCCGCAAGGAACTCGTCGCCGAACGCTGCACGCTGCTGGCCATCATGGTCAACCGCGCCGATCCGGAGGACCTTGAGGCCATCGCCGCCGCGGTCCGCCCGGGCGCCTCCGGCCGTCCCGTGTACGTCCTGCCGGAGCTGGAGGAGATCGCCCGGCCCACCACCGGCGAGGTCGCCGCCGCCATGGGCATCGGCCAGGTGGCGGGCCTGGCCGACCTGGAGCGCGACGTGCGGTCGGTGAAGGTCGCGGCCATGAGTGTGGCCAACTTCCTGCACGTGCTCGACGACGGCGCGCTGGTGATCGTGCCCGGTGACCGCGCCGACGTGCTCGTCGCCTGCCTGGCCTCCTCGTTCTCGCCGGAGTTCCCGGTGCCCTCCGCCCTGATCCTCACCGGCGGACTGGCCCCGGACCCCACCATCTATTCGCTGCTGGCGCAGGCCCCGTTCCCGATTTTCGCCGCCCCCGATGACACCTATGTGACTGCGAAACGCGTTTCCGAGGTGCGCAGCGAGATCTGGTCCGGGCACCGCCGCAAGGTGGCCTCGGCGCTGGGGCTGTGGGCGCGCCGGGTGGACGAGGCGGAACTGCTGGAGCGGCTGCACCTGCCGCGGCTGGAGCGGATGACGCCGCTGCGCTTCCTGCACGACCTGATCGAGCGGGCCCGCTCGGAACGCCGCCACATCGTCCTGCCCGAGGGCACGGATGTCCGCATCCTGCGGGCCGCGGAGATCCTGCGCCGCCGCGACGTCTGCGAGCTGACCGTGCTGGGCCGCGAATCCGACGTCCGCGAGCTCGCCTCCACCCAGGGCATCGACCTCACCGGCATCAACATCATCGATCCCGCCACCTCGGAGCTGCGCCAGGGGTTCGCGGAGAAATACGCGGAGCTGCGGGCGCACAAGGGCGTGGACCTGGCCAAGGCCCTCGAGGTCATGCAGGACGAGAGCTACTTCGGCACCATGATGGTCCAGCTCGGCGTCGTGGATGGGATGGTCTCCGGCGCCGCCCACACCACCGCGCACACCATCCGGCCGGCGCTGGAGTTCGTCAAGACCCGCGACGGCGTCAAGATCGTCTCCTCGGTGTTCCTGATGCTGATGCCGGACCGGGTGCTGGTCTACGGCGACTGCGCCGTGAACCCGGAGCCCAACGTGGAGCAGCTCGCGGACATCGCGCTGGCCTCGGCCGAAACCGCGGCCCAGTTCGGCGTGGAGCCGCGGGTGGCGATGCTGTCCTACTCCACCGGCGGCTCGGGCGCCGGCGAGGCCGTGGACGCGGTCCGCCAGGCCACCGAGCTCGTGCGCTCACGCCGCCCGGACCTCGCCGTGGAAGGGCCCATCCAGTACGACGCCGCCGTCGACGCCGCCATCGCCGAGTCGAAGATGCCCGGCTCGACCGTGGCGGGGCAGGCGACGGTGTTCATCTTCCCGGACCTCAACACCGGCAACAACACCTACAAGGCGGTCCAGCAGTCCTCCGGCGCGGTCGCCGTCGGGCCGGTGCTGCAGGGGCTGCGCAAGCCGGTCAACGACCTCTCCCGCGGCTGCACCGTGGAGGACATCGTGAACACGGTGGCCATCACCGCCATCCAGGCCCAGTCCGCGGAGCCCGCTGCAGCAGAGCCGGCCGCTGTGCCGGCCGCCGCAGAGCCGGCCGCAGAGCCGGCCGCCGTGCCGGCGTCCGCGGCCGCCCGTGCCTAG
- a CDS encoding hotdog fold thioesterase, giving the protein MAGSTVSGDIHPILKDDYASEWMGIEVVALDDGHATIRMTLRQEMLNGFGMAHGGMIFAFGDTAFALACNQTTPTPADEGNITVASGVDINFLRPAFRGQTLTAVANRRASTGRSGLYDVQIYAADPGAGTAPGPASASSTAPAATVPGQLPADIPPGELVAEFRGRSRTISKK; this is encoded by the coding sequence ATGGCTGGATCGACGGTTTCGGGTGACATCCACCCCATCCTTAAGGACGACTACGCGTCTGAGTGGATGGGCATCGAAGTAGTGGCGCTGGACGACGGACATGCCACAATCCGCATGACGCTCCGGCAGGAAATGCTGAACGGATTCGGCATGGCCCACGGCGGAATGATCTTCGCCTTCGGCGACACAGCGTTCGCGCTGGCCTGCAACCAGACCACGCCGACTCCGGCTGACGAGGGCAACATCACCGTGGCCTCCGGCGTCGACATCAACTTCCTCAGGCCCGCCTTCCGCGGCCAGACCCTCACCGCCGTCGCCAACCGACGCGCCAGCACCGGGCGCAGCGGCCTCTACGACGTCCAGATCTACGCCGCAGATCCCGGCGCGGGCACCGCACCGGGACCGGCGTCGGCCTCCTCCACGGCCCCCGCCGCCACGGTCCCGGGCCAGCTCCCCGCCGACATCCCCCCGGGCGAACTCGTCGCCGAGTTCCGCGGCCGCAGCCGCACCATCTCCAAGAAATAG
- the paaK gene encoding phenylacetate--CoA ligase PaaK, with protein MTQETVAPTSDAVLDREEMMSRDELEALQLGRLQHTLAYAYDRVPLYKRKFDEHGVHPTDLRELSDLGKFPFTTKEDLRLEYPFGMFAVPQHEVARIHASSGTTGRATVVGYTKKDLADWAKLVARSLRASGVRPGMKVHNAYGYGLFTGGMGAHAGAEALGCTVIPISGGQTERQITLIQDFKPDAILATPTYLLTIADAMMKQGIDPASTSLKFAVLGAEPWTEEMRHELEVMMNIKACDIYGLSEVMGPGVAGEAVETQDGSHIWEDHFRPEIIDAFDSSVVLGDGEPGELVFTSLTKEALPIIRYRTKDLTRLLPGTARPAHRRMGRITGRSDDMIILRGVNLFPSQIEEIALRIPELSPHFQLELTRPEGQRMDQLTVRIERRESVTVEGVASAAKTLQQQIKIQVGSSCAVDVVDPGSLERSNGKLRRIYDLRPKA; from the coding sequence ATGACCCAAGAAACCGTCGCCCCCACCAGTGATGCTGTCCTGGACCGCGAAGAAATGATGTCCCGCGACGAGCTCGAGGCGCTGCAGCTCGGCCGCCTCCAGCACACCTTGGCCTACGCCTACGACCGCGTACCCCTGTACAAGCGCAAGTTCGACGAGCACGGCGTCCACCCCACGGACCTCCGCGAGCTTTCCGACCTGGGCAAGTTCCCCTTCACCACCAAGGAAGACCTCCGCCTGGAGTACCCCTTCGGCATGTTCGCCGTGCCGCAGCACGAGGTGGCCCGCATCCACGCCAGCTCCGGCACCACCGGCCGCGCCACCGTCGTCGGGTACACCAAAAAGGACCTCGCCGACTGGGCCAAGCTCGTGGCCCGCTCGCTCCGCGCCTCCGGCGTCCGCCCCGGCATGAAGGTCCACAACGCCTACGGCTACGGCCTGTTCACCGGCGGCATGGGCGCCCACGCCGGCGCCGAGGCCCTGGGCTGCACCGTCATCCCGATCTCCGGCGGCCAGACCGAACGCCAGATCACGCTGATCCAGGACTTCAAGCCCGACGCCATCCTGGCCACCCCGACCTACCTGCTCACCATCGCCGACGCGATGATGAAGCAGGGCATCGACCCGGCCTCCACCTCGCTCAAGTTCGCCGTGCTCGGTGCCGAGCCGTGGACCGAGGAAATGCGCCACGAGCTTGAAGTGATGATGAACATCAAGGCCTGCGACATCTACGGGCTCTCCGAGGTCATGGGGCCCGGCGTCGCCGGCGAAGCCGTGGAAACCCAGGACGGCAGCCACATCTGGGAGGACCACTTCCGCCCCGAAATCATCGACGCCTTCGACTCCTCCGTGGTCCTGGGCGACGGCGAACCCGGCGAGCTGGTCTTCACCTCCCTCACCAAGGAAGCGCTGCCGATCATCCGGTACCGCACCAAGGACCTCACCCGCCTGCTGCCCGGCACCGCGCGCCCCGCGCACCGCCGCATGGGCCGCATCACCGGGCGCAGCGACGACATGATCATCCTGCGCGGTGTGAACCTGTTCCCCTCGCAGATCGAGGAGATCGCGCTGCGCATCCCCGAGCTGAGCCCGCACTTCCAGCTCGAGCTCACCCGCCCCGAGGGCCAGCGGATGGACCAGCTGACCGTCAGGATCGAACGCCGCGAGTCCGTCACGGTCGAGGGTGTCGCCTCCGCCGCCAAGACCCTGCAGCAGCAGATCAAGATCCAGGTCGGCTCCTCCTGCGCCGTCGACGTCGTCGATCCCGGCTCCCTGGAGCGGTCCAACGGCAAGCTCCGCCGGATCTACGACCTGCGCCCCAAAGCGTAA
- a CDS encoding TetR/AcrR family transcriptional regulator, producing MPTTATSTKRGRPGYDQQSVLVIAVDVFNRHGYDATSMGILAENLGISKSAIYHHVPSKGDLLKLALDHALGGLEAILDQPQAQTGTAEARLEFVLRETISVLVDRLPFVTLLLRLRGNTEIERDAMERRRTFDHKVAALISAARDEGSLRQDIDPRTVTRLLFGTINSIVEWYKPGGSLSPEKLADDVITMAFHGLHVPG from the coding sequence ATGCCTACAACAGCCACCAGCACCAAACGCGGCCGTCCCGGCTATGACCAGCAGTCGGTACTGGTGATCGCAGTCGACGTCTTCAACCGCCATGGCTACGACGCCACTTCCATGGGCATCCTCGCCGAAAACCTGGGCATCTCAAAGTCCGCCATTTACCACCACGTGCCGTCCAAGGGCGACCTCCTGAAGCTCGCGCTGGACCACGCCCTGGGCGGCCTTGAGGCGATCCTGGACCAGCCGCAGGCCCAGACCGGCACCGCCGAGGCCCGGCTGGAATTCGTCCTCCGCGAGACCATCTCCGTGCTGGTGGACCGGCTGCCGTTCGTCACCCTGCTGCTGCGCCTGCGCGGCAACACCGAGATCGAACGCGACGCGATGGAACGCCGGCGCACCTTCGACCACAAGGTCGCGGCCCTGATTTCCGCCGCCCGCGACGAGGGGTCACTGCGCCAGGACATCGACCCCCGCACCGTCACCCGGCTGCTCTTCGGCACGATCAACTCCATCGTCGAGTGGTACAAACCCGGCGGCTCCCTCTCCCCCGAGAAACTGGCCGACGACGTCATCACCATGGCCTTCCACGGCCTCCACGTCCCGGGCTAA
- a CDS encoding DUF427 domain-containing protein yields MLLGTFPQLRYEPTAKRIRANLGRTAVVDTLQGCLIWEPRRITPVFAVPEQEMLAGLASPALPGAAVEEHPFALRRGAAPTTLDPTTAFGRHTCAGEELDVVTASATAPRAAFRPEDPDLAGYVVLDFDAFNWLEDDEEIIGHPRDPFHRVDIRASSLDVEIALEGVTLASTNGAQLLYETLLPVRYYIPPSDVQLDLLEESPKRTVCPYKGQASYWSYPDSRQGRNIAWSYDRRFLDTAQIHGLISFFNERLDLRVEGVLQPRPVTPWSRPNGAGAP; encoded by the coding sequence GTGCTCTTGGGCACTTTCCCCCAGCTGCGGTACGAGCCCACTGCCAAAAGAATTCGCGCGAACCTGGGCCGGACCGCCGTCGTCGACACCCTGCAGGGCTGCCTGATTTGGGAACCGCGCCGAATCACCCCCGTCTTTGCTGTACCCGAGCAGGAAATGCTGGCCGGGCTGGCCTCCCCGGCGCTGCCCGGGGCCGCGGTTGAGGAGCACCCCTTCGCCCTTCGGCGGGGCGCGGCACCGACAACACTCGACCCCACGACGGCGTTCGGCAGGCACACCTGCGCGGGCGAGGAACTCGACGTCGTGACGGCATCGGCGACGGCGCCCCGGGCTGCCTTCCGGCCCGAGGACCCCGACCTGGCCGGGTACGTTGTGTTGGATTTCGACGCGTTCAACTGGCTCGAGGACGATGAGGAGATCATTGGCCACCCCCGGGACCCGTTCCATCGCGTGGACATCCGCGCCTCGTCCCTGGATGTGGAGATAGCGCTCGAGGGTGTGACGCTGGCCAGCACCAACGGCGCGCAGCTGCTCTACGAGACATTGCTCCCGGTGCGGTACTACATCCCGCCCTCGGACGTGCAGCTGGACCTGCTGGAGGAGAGCCCCAAGCGGACCGTCTGCCCGTACAAGGGCCAGGCCAGCTATTGGAGCTATCCGGATTCCCGGCAGGGCAGGAACATCGCGTGGAGCTACGACCGCCGGTTCCTCGACACCGCCCAGATCCACGGCCTCATCAGTTTCTTCAATGAGCGGCTCGACCTGAGGGTGGAAGGCGTGCTGCAGCCCAGGCCCGTGACTCCGTGGTCCCGCCCGAACGGCGCGGGGGCACCTTGA
- a CDS encoding VOC family protein has product MTLVLNKATTVLPVDDPERAHRFYAETLGLPVRGRADDGSELYGSEGGPMLQLMPVKDGKHSEHTALSFEVSEIERTVQEMESKGVQFQDYDLPDLKTENHICTTDSEKCAWFMDSEHNILCVHENITSPVDYQL; this is encoded by the coding sequence ATGACCCTAGTTCTAAACAAAGCCACAACGGTCCTGCCAGTCGATGATCCCGAGCGTGCCCACCGCTTCTACGCGGAAACCCTGGGCCTCCCGGTCCGCGGCAGGGCAGACGACGGAAGTGAACTGTATGGCAGTGAAGGCGGCCCCATGCTGCAGTTGATGCCAGTCAAGGACGGAAAGCATTCCGAGCACACGGCCTTGAGCTTTGAAGTCTCCGAGATCGAGCGGACCGTCCAGGAGATGGAGTCCAAGGGCGTTCAGTTCCAGGACTACGACCTGCCGGATCTGAAGACCGAGAACCACATTTGTACAACGGATTCCGAGAAGTGCGCCTGGTTCATGGACTCGGAGCACAACATCCTCTGCGTCCACGAGAACATCACCTCGCCGGTGGATTACCAGCTCTAG